From one Planococcus citri chromosome 3, ihPlaCitr1.1, whole genome shotgun sequence genomic stretch:
- the LOC135839393 gene encoding uncharacterized protein LOC135839393, translating into MPTSQIRVKKCAEKQKKISRKSVSRMARYNVNSTHFIIKFTANLRKRDKKITHQQMHHVHILIGHMRYHIKSKLAIEIPFNPQPPKDHLLHQDLSEEEKKKFVDEVQKVLRKIFSCEVIPARDIHFYCSLISRKCCFKQEEINEFLGC; encoded by the exons ATGCCTACGTCGCAGATAAGag TGAAAAAATGCGCTGAAAAACA AAAGAAAATATCCCGCAAGAGTGTTAGTCGAATGGCACGCTATAATGTCAATAGTACtcatttcatcataaaatttaCGGCGAACTTGCGGAAAAGagataaaaaaataacacatcAGCAAATGCACCATGTTCATATATTAATTGGGCACAT GCGCTACCACATAAAATCAAAGTTGGCGATTGAGATTCCATTTAATCCTCAACCACCAAAAGATCATTTACTTCACCAAG ACTTATCCGAGgaggagaagaaaaaatttgtcgacGAAGTCCAGAAGGTACTACGAAAGATCTTCTCCTGCGAGGTTATCCCAGCCCgagatattcatttttattgttcgTTAATTAGCCGAAAATGTTGTTTTAAACAAGAggaaataaacgaatttttagGTTGTTGA
- the LOC135840663 gene encoding uncharacterized protein LOC135840663, with protein MIDFDWDLFSRKVPTLQDLIIDQMARRLWHDEMILKRKSVKSTCSYHGNSKDSETSMDITFDSTNPLFRILKIGQKITSDETKPANSICIPAKIEYMIKQRVLKVETEIKKWLQYHREEVFKGPIYHNHQINILNRLDFNEITYDNNCRINYKKTALKMLDCKKFSAIDKFMIASAYCFGYEIARMWPAVSRVLHRYEFSFDLYPLPYYWRCQMTNHLNDMPIEVQRDLRRICPLVSGNIPALEFFYEILIGRKVNLDSIDSVFRCAYPQSVEATVKKCFPSLSEEDLKYVFSKYGSHIMIRLMTTPSLRKFVLPVWLRVSHIIDGDTLLRIFQEILLKQDPEKLIQFLSREIWYHTSSELRSYVLNYFQHFLL; from the exons atgattgattttgatTGGGATTTGTTTTCTCGAAAAGTACCTACTCTGCAAGATTTAATTATTGACCAAATGGCTCGGCGTTTATGGCAcgatgaaatgattttaaaacgaAAGTCCGTTAAATCCACGTGTTCGTACCATGGTAACAGTAAGGATAGTGAAACATCTATGGATATAACATTCGATTCGACAAATCCACTGTTCAGGATATTGAagattggtcaaaaaattacttccgaTGAAACGAAGCCGGCAAATTCAATTTGTATACCCGCCAAAATTGAATATATGATTAAGCAACGTGTTTTGAAAGTCGAAACCGAAATCAAAAAGTGGCTTCAGTATCACCGCGAAGAAGTGTTCAAAGGACCCATTTACCATAATCatcaaattaatattttgaatcgactcgattttaatgaaataacGTACGATAATAATTGCAGAATCAATTACAAGAAAACTGCTCTAAAAATGCTAGATTGTAAAAAGTTTTCTGCGATAGATAAATTCATGATTGCAAGCGCGTACTGTTTCGGATATGAAATTGCACGGATGTGGCCCGCTGTATCAAGAGTTCTTCATCgttatgaattttcatttgatttatATCCTCTACCGTATTATTGGAGATGTCAAATGACAAACCATTTAAATGATATGCCGATTGAGGTTCAAAGAGATTTAAGAAGAATCTGCCCACTTGTGTCAGGTAATATACCGGCATTGGAGTTCTTTTATGAAATCTTGATAGGTCGGAAAGTAAACTTGGACAGTATTGACAGCGTTTTCCGTTGTGCTTATCCGCAAAGTGTAGAAGCAACAGTGAAGAAGTGTTTTCCTTCATTAAGCGAAGAAGATTTAAAATATGTCTTTTCAAAGTATGGTTCCCATATAATGATTCGATTGATGACGACTCCCAGTCTTCGAAAATTCGTGTTACCGGTGTGGTTACGTGTCAGTCATATAATTGATGGCGATACGCTGCTTCGTATTTTTCAAGAGATACTATTGAAACAAGATCCAgaaaaacttattcaatttttatcgagAGAAATATGGTATCATACTTCATCTGAATTACGAAGTTACGTTTTAAACTATTTCCAAC ATTTCTTGTTATAA
- the LOC135839395 gene encoding uncharacterized protein LOC135839395 has protein sequence MIDFDWDLFSRKVPTLQDLIIDQIAQRLWHDEMILKRKSATCSYRSNGKDSETSTDITFDSTNPLFRILKIGQKITSNETKPANSICIPPNIEYMIRQRILKIETEIKNWLQYHREEVFKGPIYHNHQINILNRLDFNELTYDNNCRINYKKTARNMLDCKKFSVIDKFMIASAYCFGHDIAQMWPAVSKVLHRYEFSFDLYPLPYYWRCQMTNRLNDMPVAVQGNIRRICPRVGGNVLAWEYFYEILLGAKIDLDSIDRVFRCAYPQSIEATVKKCFPALSEDDLKYVFSNYGSNIMIRLMTTPSLRKFVLPIWLRVNHIIDGDTLLRIFQEILLKQDSEKIIQFLSREIWHHTSSELRSYVLNYFQRSNSFNEFRTLMYEE, from the coding sequence atgattgattttgatTGGGATTTGTTTTCTCGAAAAGTACCTACTCTGCAAGATTTAATTATTGACCAAATAGCTCAGCGTTTATGGCAtgatgaaatgattttgaaacgaAAGTCAGCCACGTGTTCGTACCGTAGTAACGGTAAGGATAGTGAAACATCTACGGATATAACATTCGATTCGACAAATCCTCTGTTCAGGATATTGAagattggtcaaaaaattacttcgaaTGAAACGAAGCCAGCAAATTCAATTTGTATACCACCCAATATTGAATATATGATTAGGCagcgtattttgaaaatagaaaccgaaatcaaaaattggcttCAGTATCATCGTGAAGAAGTGTTCAAAGGACCCATTTACCACAATCatcaaattaatattttgaatcgACTCGATTTTAATGAACTAACGTACGATAATAATTGCAGAATCAATTACAAGAAAACTGCTCGAAATATGCTAGATTGTAAAAAGTTTTCTGTGATAGATAAATTTATGATCGCTAGCGCGTACTGTTTCGGACATGACATTGCACAGATGTGGCCCGCTGTATCAAAAGTTCTTCATCGTTACGAGTTTTCATTTGATTTATATCCTCTACCGTATTATTGGAGATGTCAAATGACAAACCGTTTAAATGATATGCCGGTTGCGGTTCAAGGAAATATAAGAAGAATCTGCCCACGTGTGGGAGGTAATGTACTGGCATGGGAGTACTTTTATGAAATCTTGTTAGGTGCGAAAATTGACTTGGACAGTATTGACCGCGTTTTCCGTTGTGCTTATCCGCAAAGTATAGAAGCAACAGTGAAAAAGTGTTTTCCTGCATTAAGCGAAGATGATTTGAAATATGTCTTTTCAAATTATGGTTCCAATATAATGATTCGATTGATGACGACTCCCAGTCTTCGGAAATTCGTGTTACCAATATGGTTACGCGTCAATCATATAATTGATGGCGATACGCTGCTTCGTATTTTTCAAGAGATACTATTGAAACaagattcagaaaaaattattcaatttttatcgagAGAAATATGGCATCATACTTCATCTGAACTACGAAGTTACGTTTTAAACTATTTCCAACGTTCGAATTCATTCAACGAATTTAGAACTTTGATGTATGAAGAATAA
- the LOC135839397 gene encoding small ribosomal subunit protein eS7-like, whose protein sequence is MVHPKIIKKDGNPDQFETSIAQALLELEVNSDLKAQLRELHITKAKEVDLFGKKSIIIYVPMPQRGQFQKIQTRLVRELEKKFSGKHVVFIGDRKILPKPTRKTRMKNKQKRPRSRTLTSVYDAILEDLVYPAEIVGKRIRVKLDGKQIIKVHLDKTQQTNIEHKVETFASVYRKLTGREVTFEFPEPYL, encoded by the exons ATGGTTCATCCGAAGATAATCAAGAAGGATGGAAATCCTGACCAGTTCGAAACTTCCATCGCCCAAGCTCTTTTGGAACTGGAAGTTAACAGCGATTTGAAAGCTCAGCTTAGGGAATTACATATTACGAAAGCTAAAGAAGTCGATctgtttggcaaaaaa TCGATTATTATCTATGTACCGATGCCACAAAGAGGCcagtttcagaaaattcaaactagATTAGTTCGAGAACTCGAGAAGAAATTCAGCGGAAAACACGTCGTGTTTATCGGTGACAGGAAAATCTTACCGAAACCTACCAGAAAAACTAGAATGAAGAACAAGCAAAAGAGACCCAGAAG CCGTACTCTTACATCTGTTTACGACGCTATTTTAGAAGATTTAGTTTACCCTGCTGAAATCGTTGGAAAACGTATCCGTGTTAAATTAGATGGAAAACAAATTATCAAAGTTCATTTGGATAAAACACAACAAACCAATATTGAACATAAG GTGGAAACGTTTGCATCGGTTTACAGAAAACTTACTGGACGCGAAGTGACCTTTGAATTTCCAGAACCTTATTTGTAA
- the LOC135839396 gene encoding eukaryotic translation initiation factor 2 subunit 1-like, translating to MPLSCRFYSDRYPEIDDVVMVNVRSIEEMGAYVHLLEYNNIEGMILLSELSRRRIRSINKLIRIGKTEPVVVIRVDKEKGYIDLSKRRVSPEDVEKCTDRFSRAKAVNSILRHVAELLKFENDAQLEKLYQQTAWLHEDKTKKKSSAYDFFKQAVHDPSILDECGLTEEMKELLISNIRQKLTSQAVKIRADIEVACYGYEGIDAVKAALKCGLLCSTDDIPIKINLIAPPIYVMTTATPEKAEGLKALQTACDEIQKAIQQYNGVFQIKMAPKVVTATDEADLARQMEKAEAENAEVAGDDDEEDEEEEDDDDDDQDEDDENMENGNASDEN from the exons ATGCCACTGTCATGTCGATTTTATTCCGATCGCTATCCCGAAATAGATGATGTTGTCATGGTCAATGTACGAAGCATCGAAGAAATGGGTGCCTACGTCCATCTACTGGAGTATAACAACATAGAAGGCATGATATTACTTTCTGAATTGTCTCGAAGACGTATACGTTCGATAAATAAGTTGATTCGTATTGGCAAAACCGAACCAGTAGTTGTTATCAGAGTTGATAAAGAAAAAG GTTACATAGATTTAAGTAAACGACGTGTATCTCCGGAAGATGTTGAAAAATGCACCGATCGTTTTTCAAGAGCTAAAGCAGTTAATTCTATTCTCAGGCATGTGGCCGaattattgaaattcgaaaacGATGCTCAACTTGAAAAACTCTACCAGCAGACTGCCTGGTTACATGAAgataaaactaaaaagaagTCTTCcgcttatgatttttttaagcaaGCTGTTCA TGATCCGAGCATTTTAGACGAATGTGGATTAACCGAAGAAATGAAAGAATTACTCATTAGTAACATCAGGCAGAAATTAACCTCGCAAGCTGTAAAAATTAGAGCTGATATCGAAGTCGCGTGTTACGGTTATGAAGGTATCGATGCTGTCAAAGCTGCTTTGAAATGCGGGTTGTTGTGTTCTACCGACgatatacctatcaaaattaatCTTATTGCTCCTCCAATTTACG TTATGACCACGGCTACGCCGGAAAAAGCTGAGGGTTTGAAAGCTTTGCAGACCGCTTGCGATGAAATTCAAAAAGCCATTCAACAGTACAACGGAGTTTTTCAGATTAAAATGGCG ccGAAAGTCGTTACCGCTACCGATGAGGCTGATCTTGCTAGACAAATGGAGAAAGCCGAAGCTGAAAATGCCGAAGTTGCTGGTGACGATGAtgaagaagatgaagaagaagaggatgatgatgatgacgatcaagatgaagatgatgaaaatatggaaaatggAAATGCATCGGATGAAAATTGA
- the Rae1 gene encoding protein Rae1 has protein sequence MFSQGNLGSTSFTSGTTTTTVNPMKDFEVSSPPEDSISALAFSPETIPSNLLVAGSWDNCVRCWEVEQTGKTIPKSMQNVQAPVLDVAWFDDGTKVFIASCDKAARCWDLASNQVIQVAGHDAPIKTCHWIKAQNYACLMTGSWDKTLKFWDLRSPTPMMTIPLPERCYCADVDYPMAVVGTANRGLIIYQLDNQPREFKRVDSPLKYQHRCIAIFRDKKKQPTGFALGSVEGRVAIQYVNPQNPKDNFTFKCHRSNAPPTGYQDIYAVNDIAFHPVHGTLATVGSDGTFSFWDKDARTKLKPSEPMEQSITRSCFNHNGQIFAYAVSYDWSKGHEYNTIKKNHIFLRSCFDELKPRTQS, from the exons ATGTTCTCACAAGGAAACTTGGGTTCTACATCATTCACTAGTGGAACCACCACTACAACAGTGAATCCGATGAAAGATTTCGAAGTATCATCTCCACCGGAAGATTCCATATCTGCTTTAGCCTTCAGTCCTGAAACTATTCCATCTAATTTACTCGTAGCTGGCAGTTGGGATAATTGT GTCCGATGCTGGGAAGTAGAACAAACTGGTAAAACGATTCCCAAGTCGATGCAGAATGTTCAAGCTCCTGTATTGGATGTAGCTTGGTTTGAC GATGGAACTAAAGTTTTCATAGCATCCTGTGATAAAGCTGCGAGATGCTGGGATTTAGCTAGTAATCAAGTTATACAAGTAGCCGGTCATGATGCCCCTATTAAAACTTGTCATTGGATTAAAGCTCAGAATTATGCTTGTTTAATGACTGGTTCTTGGGATAAAACGTTGAAA TTTTGGGATTTAAGATCGCCAACTCCTATGATGACCATTCCACTTCCCGAAAGATGTTACTGTGCTGATGTG gattatCCCATGGCAGTTGTCGGTACTGCTAATCGTGGATTGATAATTTATCAGTTGGATAACCAACCTAGAGAATTTAAACGAGTCGATTCACCGCTGAAATATCAACACCGTTGCATAGCTATATTTAGAGATAAAAAGAAACAGCCAACAG GATTTGCTTTGGGAAGTGTCGAAGGTAGAGTTGCTATACAGTACGTAAATCCTCAAAATCCCAAAGATAATTTCACTTTCAAGTGTCATCGTTCTAATGCACCTCCCACTGGATATCAAGATATTTACGCT GTCAACGATATTGCTTTTCATCCGGTTCATGGTACTTTGGCTACTGTTGGTTCCGATGGCACCTTTAGTTTCTGGGATAAAGACGCTCGTACCAAACTTAAACCCTCTGAACCTATGGAACAATCTATTACCAGAAGTTGCTTCAATCATAACGGACAAATTTTCGCTTATGCTGTCAGTTACGATTGGTCTAAG GGCCACGAATATAATACTATAAAGAAGAATCACATATTTTTAAGGTCATGTTTCGACGAACTGAAGCCtagaacgcaatcatga
- the LOC135839429 gene encoding oxidative stress-induced growth inhibitor 2-like: MRDCCNNVLTVNTEDVIYKEVVVIGNGPSGIILSYILSGNWPYYNGGKHPDEMLTARLQYMPQDKSLLEQDLDMLSQGLEGRSRNPVSVLVDNLNHPFDDQDLTNNDRCLIEWKHNSSCIDHVIIGKGKPGGSWQALDGETTTISISSWMELPKLPFYEWESMQQNDIKCNCNNYRMPKRVKIKHVAQYYNDYVEHMRLSKNFRNFSFITSLKRIKSKSCYKNMLRDNINLENMNWEVEGYDGVKNTCFKYICRYVVLATGTSDIHNTLNVPGELSNPDWVFHDLKPFESAMANLTESNQCKAHLVPVLVIGSGLSAADAVLAAVRRGIPVIHVFNSHTSLNENKFPKHMYPEYHLVYKMMKNENRPESYTALAQHIVLNICRSIKGKRVRIMAPDGLSSWYKVSLMAVMVGYRPELNFLPPEFDNGRTLGCYKSQPIDSNKNPIAVKPSTHEVVNSPKGLYAMGPLVGDNIVRVIPGGAVAIASHLIKCRKNET, from the exons GTAACGGTCCCTCTGGAATCATATTATCGTACATATTATCCGGTAATTGGCCGTATTATAATGGAGGAAAGCATCCTGATGAAATGCTCACAGCCAGATTACAGTATATGCCACAAGATAAATCTCTATTGGAACAAGACTTAGATATGCTATCTCAG GGATTAGAAGGACGTTCACGTAATCCTGTGTCTGTCCTGGTCGATAATCTGAATCATCCTTTTGACGATCAAGATCTAACAAACAATGACAGATGCCTGATTGAATGGAAACATAATTCGTCTTGTATCGATCATGTGATTATTGGTAAAGGGAAACCAGGTGGATCTTGGCAA GCTCTAGATGGAGAAACGACTACAATTAGTATTAGCTCGTGGATGGagttaccaaaattaccattcTATGAATGGGAATCAATGCAACAGAATGATATCAAATGCAATTGTAATAATTACCGAATGCCTAAACGAGTGAAAATCAAGCACGTCGCTCAGTATTACAACGACTACGTTGAACACATGAGACTGTCGaagaattttaggaatttttctttcatcacatcGTTGAAAAGGATCAAAAGCAAGAGTTGT TACAAAAATATGTTACGCGATAATATCAACTTGGAGAACATGAATTGGGAAGTCGAAGGTTACGACGGTGTTAAGAACACTTGCTTCAAGTATATTTGTCGATATGTGGTGCTAGCAACCGGTACCAGTGATATTCATAATACTCTAAACGTTCCCGGCGAACTAAGTAATCCAGATTGGGTATTCCACGACTTGAAACCTTTCGAATCAGCTATGGCTAATTTAACCGAGAGTAATCAATGCAAAG CTCATTTAGTCCCAGTTCTCGTCATCGGTTCGGGATTAAGCGCCGCTGACGCTGTTTTAGCCGCTGTTCGACGAGGTATCCCTGTAATCCACGTATTCAATAGTCATACATCTTTGAACGAGAATAAATTCCCTAAACATATGTATCCCGAATACCATCTggtttataaaatgatgaaaaacgaAAACCGGCCGGAAAGTTATACAGCATTAGCTCAACACATAGTATTAAACATTTGTCGTTCCATAAAAGGAAAACGTGTCCGGATCATGGCTCCAGATGGACTATCATCGTGGTATAAAGTCTCTTTAATGGCTGTAATGGTAGGGTATCGAccggaattgaattttttacctcctGAATTCGATAATGGAAGAACCTTAGGG TGTTACAAAAGTCAACCTATCGACAGTAATAAGAATCCTATTGCTGTGAAGCCTTCGACTCACGAAGTAGTTAATTCACCCAAAGGATTATACGCTATGGGACCTTTGGTTGGTGATAATATCGTTCGAGTGATTCCAGGAGGAGCGGTCGCCATAGCTAGCCATTTAATCAAATGCAGAAAAAACGAGACGTGA